Within Metabacillus sp. KUDC1714, the genomic segment CCATAATACAAATAATCAATTGTTTCAATTATTTTAGGGAATAGAAGTGCAATTAGTCCTAAAGTAATTGACTGTGCTAGCATCATTAAAGGATCGATCCAGCCACTTACTCTTCCCATTAATTTTGGATGGACAATTTTTGGCATCCAGCCGCCAATTGCTATATTAATTGGTCCAAGGCAAGTACCAATTACGAAGACAATAATTAAAAAGATTGTTACATTATCGGTAAACCCTAAAAAGAAAATAAGCAAGCTTGTAACAAATATCGGAAACACCATTAATTGGTATGGTTTGAATTTTGAAGCGACAAGAGTACCAATGCCACTACCAGTTAATAAACCCAATCCAAGTGATATGGCAAAAAATGATGCATACCATTCATAATTATCAGGTGTTAGTTCATATTTCATTGTAAACATTGGTAAAATTGCAAAGGCACCATTAACAATGCCGAAGATGAAAAAACCAAAAACTAAAACGGCTAACAAACGGTTTTTTATAATATAAGCTATACCAGCTTTAAAGTCACCCATAGACGATTTGAGGCTTATATCCTTCCATTCAAGTTTCCCATTTGGAAGTCTCGCGGATGTAGGGATTTTACAGGAACGAATTAATAATCCCGAGATAACGAAGCTTACAAAATCTACAGCTACAGCTCCATGAATCCCAATCGTTTTATAAATTGCTGCGCCAATTCCAACACCAAAAACCATGAATATACTAAAAAGCATTTGATTTAAACCAGCCGCTTGAGCGTATTGTTCTTTGTTTAAAATCCCTTGGACAAGACTATTTTCTGCAGGGAAAAAGAATTTTGTTACAGCACTGCGTAAAAATAATATAAGAAATACGAGCGGGACAGAGTTTAAGAACAATGCACAAAATAAAACAATTGTTAGTGCTGCTCTAATCCAGTCGCAGTTTTCTGCAACTTTTTTCCGATCAAATCGATCTGCAACAACACCAACAATAAAAAACACTAAAATGGTTGGTAATGAATACATAAGCTCTGCCATTGTTGCGTAGGAAGGTTGATGACTAAAGTGGTCAAGAAGATAAAAGGCAAATGCCATATTTCCTATTGTGGTCCCCATTTGTGAGAAAAGAGCTGCATAAAATAATCTAACGAAATTCCGGTTACGAAAAATTTTCATTTGTTTGCTCCTTACATTGCTATATCGTTTAGCTCCCGCAGCAAGACTTTAAGAAGTGTTAGGTGCCTAGCCTAAGTCCCTTAAAGTGCTTTTCGTGGTTGAACAAGGCTCTGTAGTTTGGATCAATTACTTCATTTGTCATTATAAGGGATTTTATTCAATTTGAATACGCAACTTACAAAATATTAATAAAATCTTAAGGTCTAATAAAAACTCTAGTGCCATTTGGTACCATAGATGCTAGTTCTAATACATCATTGTTATACATTCTTATACAGCCTAGTGATACTGCTTTTCCTATTGAAGCTGGGTTATTCGTTCCATGAATCCCATAATGGATTTTCGATAAACTTAGCCACATCACACCAAAAGGTCCGCCTGGATTTGGTTCCCGATTAACAATGACAAAATCTCCTACAGGTGTAGCAGTTACGATTTTACCAACAGCGATAGGATACTCCCTTACAACTTGTCCTTCTCTCTTTAGTATTAAACGTTTAGAGGAAACTGAAATGTGAATTGAATAAGGAATTGAGTCAGGATTAGGTAAGGATGGTATGTTTATTTGTTGCCCTATATAAATTATATTTGGATTGCTTATTTTATTGACTGCTATTAATTGATTTAAAGATATTCGATAATTCGCTGCAATAATAGCAAGTGATTCCCCTGCCTTAACTATATGAATCATAGAAGCCCTCCTAAAATGCTGAATTACTATGTCTAATAATGTTTAAAAAACACAGTATACCTTATGTTTGAATGTGGTATAATGTACCTTATTTTATCGAGTTAGGGTGTGAGTGTTGAAAGTGAACCAAGAAAAGTATGCAATTGTTGATATTGGCTCAAATACAATGAGGCTTGTCATTTATTTACGAGATAAAAGTGGTAGATTAAAAGAAATTCAAAATGTAAAGGCTGTTGCACGACTTCGAAATTATTTAACAGAAGCGGGCTTTTTAGAGGATAAAGGGATCGACATTTTAATAAATACATTGCATAGCTTCCAAGAAGTAACAAGACATCATCAACTAGAGGAAGTAAAATGTGTTGCAACTGCGACAATTCGCCAAGCTAAAAATCAAAACGAAGTTCTTGCAAGAGTCAAGAATGAAACAGATTTCTCAATGCAGATTTTATCTGAGTTTGAGGAGGCATACTTTGGTTACTTAGCAGTAGTCAATTCAACTCCATTTGAAAGCGGAATCACCATTGATATTGGTGGAGGAAGTACAGAACTCACTTATTTTGAGGATCGAAAATTAATAAGTTATCATAGCTTTCCTTTTGGTGCACTGTCTTTAAAGAAACAATTTGTAAAAGACGAAACGCCAACAGTGGAAGAGCTGAATTCACTTAGAGTGTTTATAATCAATCAATTTAAAACACTAGACTGGATCATGAATAAAAACCTACCGATTATTGGAATCGGTGGAAGTGCAAGAAATATGGTGCAAGTTCATCAAGAGTATACAGACTATCCACTTGCAGGTGTTCATCAATATATGATGAGTAAACAAGATGTTAACGAAATTAATCATTTTTTACAATCAATAACCTTTTCTGAGATGCAGCGTGTTGAAGGACTTTCAAAAGATCGTGCAGACATCATAATTCCAGCTATGGAAGTATTTAAGTGCTTAATGGATTGTGTGGATACAGACAAGTTTGCGCTAAGTAGAAAAGGATTAAGAGACGGAGTATTTTATGAAGAGCTAACAAAAGAATTTGGACTATCTATCTTTCCAAATGTCATTGAGGAAAGCTTTTATGAATTAGCAACAGACTATAATATTAATATAAATCATGTATTCAATGTGACAGAAAGTGCCATGAAGATCGCGCAATTATTGAACAAGGCTGGATATTCTTCAATTAACAAGGAGGATGCAAAACTTATAAAACGTGGTGTCTTTGTTTATAATCTCGGATCATACATAGATTCTGAATCTAGCAGTCAACATACTTTTTATCTATTAGCAAACAGAACAATAGATGGGTTGCTTCATAAGGAACGTTTGATCATAGCTCTTATTGCTTCTTTTACAAGTAAGGCAGCTTTCAAAAGAAACGTAACACCATATAGTCAATGGTTTACGAAGGAAGAGCTAACTAAATACCGTTTATTAGGAGCAATCATAAAATTCGCTTATAGTTTACATGCAACAAAACGAAATATCATCGATCATATTGGATTGGAAGCAAAAGGTGAAGGACTTTTATTAGAAGTTACATGCAACAAGGATTGGAAACCTGAGCATTATCAAGTAGAAAAACAGAAAAAGCATTTGGAAAAACAAATAAAAAAATCAATTACAGTGCAATTTTCAATAAATTAAATAACATACATCATCCTGAAATTAACTTATTCGTGACTTAGCATTAACAGTTAACTAAATTCGAATAAGTTCTTTTTTATATATTCGGAATATTCCTTTTTACAAAATAATAACAATAAGTTTACAATAAATTTACAATTGAAATAAAGGTAAATGATATTATGTAATTGTAGGTTATTGTCGAATAAAAGGGTGGCATAGAGAATGAAAACAATAAATAAAAATGCGGTGGAACTTAATAGTCCAATGTATTACAACAATAGAGAACTTAGCTGGCTTGCTTTTAATGAACGTGTATTAGAAGAAGCTCTTGACGAGCGAAACCCTTTGTTAGAGCGTTTGAAATTTTTGTCGATATTTAGCTCAAATCTAGATGAGTTTTTTATGGTACGTGTTGCAGGACTCAAGGATCAAGTGAAGGCTGGATTTAATAAACCTGAAAATAAAGCGGGAATGACTCCAAAACAACAATTAAATGAAATTGCTCTCAAAACTCACAATCTAGTAGAACTTCAATATGAAACATATAATAAAGTACTTTTACCAAAGCTTAATGAAGAAAATATTGAATTTCTTAAGATGGAAAACTTAACAAAGGAACAGCGGGAAAATATAGAAGATTATTTTGATGAACATATTTTTCCTGTTCTAACCCCAATGGCTGTGGATGCATATCGTCCATTTCCAATGCTGTTAAATAAAAGCTTAAATCTTGCAATCGTTATTGAAGATTATGATGAATTTGTAGAAAATCGCTTAAAAACTGCAATTGTACAGGTGCCGGCGGTTTTAGATCGATTTGTCCGACTTGAAACATCCAATAATAAAGTGCAGTTTATCCAATTAGAAGACATAATAAGTTATTTTATTTATAAATTATTTAAAGGATATAAGGTTGTTTCTGTCTCTGTTTTTCGGATTACTAGAAATGCTGATATGACGATCCATGAAGAGGGTGCACGTGATTTACTTAAAGAGATAGAAAAGGAATTGAAGAAGCGAAAATGGGGTTCTGCAGTTCGTCTTGAAATTCAACGAAATGGTTTTGATCAAAATATTTTACGATATTTAATTGAAGAACTTGAAGTCCACGAAAAAGATGTGTATGAAATTGATGGACCTTTAGACTTGACGATATTATTTGGTTTTTATAAGGAAATGGCTAGAATTAGAGAGCATTTAATATATGAAACATTAATTCCCCAACCACCTCGTGACATAGCATCTGATGAAGATATCTTTGAGAAAGTTTCTGAACAGGATGTATTTTTACATCATCCATATGAATCATTTGAACCTGTTGTTGACTTTGTTACTGAAGCAGCTGATGATCCAGACGTATTAGCGATAAAACAAACTCTTTATCGTGTAAGTGGTGATTCACCTGTTATTGATGCATTAAAGAGAGCAGCCGAAAAGGGCAAACAAGTAACAGTTTTAGTTGAGCTCAAAGCCCGCTTTGATGAAGAGAATAACGTTCAATGGGCTAAAGAACTTGAAAAGGCAGGGTGTCACGTTATTTATGGTATGACGTACCTGAAAACACATAGTAAAATTACACTTGTAGTCCGAAGAAAGAATAATAGAATTGAACGTTTCGTTCATTTAGGTACTGGGAATTATAATGATCAAACAGCTAAAATTTACACCGATATGGGCTTAATTACATCCAAAAGAAAGTTTGGTATTGATGCTACAAATTTCTTTAATTATTTAAGTGGATATACGGAAAAACCAGATTTTCATCATTTATCAGTTGCACCTTTTGACATTCGAAAAGACTTTATCCGTTTTATTGATGAAGAAATAAACTTTCACAAAAGATTTGCTAATGGTCGAATCGTAGCAAAAATGAATTCATTAACAGACAAAGTCATTATCATGAAACTCTATGAGGCATCAAATGCTGGTGTGAAAATTGAACTAATTATTCGTGGAACATGCTGCTTGCGCCCTGGGATTAAAGGGGTAAGTGAAAACATAAAAGTACGAAGTATTGTAGGAAGATTTTTAGAGCATAGTCGTATTTATTTCTTCCATCATAATGGTGAGGAAAAAACTTTTCTTTCATCTGCTGACATGATGACCAGAAATATGGAAAAACGAGTAGAAATATTATTTCCGATATTTGATGGTGATATTAAAATGCGTATAAATAGTATTTTAGCAAGTGCATTAGCTGACAATGTAAAAGCTAGAGAACAGGATGAAAACGGTAATTATCATTATGTGGAAAGCAATAATGAACCTGTGATTGATAGTCAATTATTATTATTTGGAAAAGCATATCAGGTCATGGATGATGAAGAATAATTGTATTACATATTTAAGCAGACTCCTTTCAGTGAAGGATGTCTGCTTCTTTTTTTTTATCTCTTTTTTGAACCCACCCCGCGGAAAGCGAGCATCTCACTGGAATAAACCAATCCGCATTACTTGGTAAATAGCAACAATGTTTTTTATAAACAGTCTTATTAATTTTACATATTGAAAAATATCGTGACTTTGAGATAATCATAAAAGATTTATCATTGTGTTAAGGAAATGAGGAAGTTAAGAATGATGAAAAAATTGATCAATAGCTTTTATGTTGCAATTGGTGGAGCTTGCGGATCTTTATTGAGATATATCATTTCTTTTGTACATCAATTTGGGCCTTTTTCTACTTTATTTGTAAACATTTTAGGAAGTTTTTTACTCGGTTTTATAACCGCCTTTTTAATAGAACGAAAAGAAAAGGAATGGTTAAAGTTACTGCTCGGTACAGGTTTTTGTGGAGGGTTTACGACGATGTCAACTTTTTGCTTAGAATTGACTATTTTACCGGTGGAACAAGCAGCTATTTATATGTTTTGCTCCATAATATTAAGTCTTCTTTTTGCCATGCTTGGTATGAAGATTGCTACTGGGATTCTCACAAGAATGGGGTTTGAGTAATGGTTAGTGTACTTTTAGGTGGTGCAGTAGGTGCTGTCGTAAGATATTTAGCGGGGGAGTTATTGCAAACAGTAACTAAAAAAGTGAAGTTACCACTTTCAATTATTATCATTAATATAATCGGCTCACTTTTGCTTGGTTTTTGTGTAACAACAGTAAACAATGATCAAATTTTATTATTTTTTGCTACAGGCTTTTGTGGAGGATTTACAACTTTTTCAACATTTAGTGTTGAGGCAGTTCAACTCATTCAAAAAAAACAATATCTATTATTTCTTTTATATATTTTATTAACGATAAGCGGAGGCATTCTAGGTATTTCTATTGGGAAACTACTTGCTACTTTATCACATTCTTAATAGAAGTTAACTCCACACCTCAATAAATCTCGTTATATAAATTCTTATGATTTGAATCTTTCTTTGTGATACTATAATAAGCATAAAATATGTTACTAAAATATAAATTGGAGAAAGACATAGGATATAGAAGGATGGACAATTTTCTTAACTTAATAAAAAAAGATTTTCATAATGATAAAAAGTTTACTGAAATTGAATCATTCATTTTTGAGATTATTCTTAAGCATATTAAAGATTTAATTTTTATAATGAAGGTAGAAAATGATGATTCGTTCACGTATTTGTTTGTGAATGATATTGGGATCCAACATGCAAAGTTTGGATCTAAGTACAGTGGGAAAACATTTTATGATCTGCAGCCAAAAGAGATTGCCGATCATCTACATGAAAAGTACTCTATTGTACGTGAGCAAAAACAGCCTTATTCTTTTCAGGATAAATTGGAAGTTGTAAAAGATACGTTTACTTACGGTGAAACGATTCTAACACCGATCTTAAATGAGAAAGAAGAAGTTGTTTATATTATAGGTGTAACAAGAGATATTACAGAGCGAATGAATGAAAAAGCTTTGCTAGTTGAAAGTCAGCAAATGTATAAATCACTTGTCGATCATAATATGGATGCGGTCTTTTCACTAGATTTAGAAGGACAAATACGATCTGTAAATCCATCAGCCATTTCTATGATGAATGTTGAAAATAGCTTAATTGGCTTAAGTATCTTTGATTTATTTCAGCATGAATTCCAAAGCGTTCTTAACAAATCATTTGACCAAACAGTTAAGGGCATAGCTTCAGAGGGAGAAGCGAGCCTATTATTGGCTAAAAAAAATATGAATGTTCATTACAAAACAGTACCTATTATTACAAATGAAGAGGTAAGCGGTATCTTTTTACTTCTTAGAGATATAACAGAAAAGGCAAAGCAAGCAACTGTAATTGAGCATATGGCATATCATGATCCACTAACGGGTTTATTAAATCGAAGTGCGCTAAAAATAGATTTAAAAGAATTACTTGCTCTTAGTAAACAAAACAAACAGCCATTAGTCTTAATGTTTATGGATTTAGATCGTTTCAAAATGTTGAATGATACGCTTGGGCATAACAGCGGAGATAAGCTATTAATTGAGGTTAGTAAAAGACTTGAACAAATCAATCACCAAAATTTTAATGTGTATAGATATGGTGGTGATGAGTTCATTGTTGTATTACAAAATACTAGCCGTAATGGTGCTGAATGTGTAGCTGAGCAGATGATTCGGATGTTTAAGGAGCCCTTTTATATAAATGAAATTCTCTATTTTATTTCATTAAGTATTGGCATTAGTATTTTTCCGGATGATAGTGAAACCGAAGATGTCTTAATAACTATGGCAGACAAGGCGTTATATTATGTGAAGCAAAGGAGTCGAGCAGACTATCAGTTTTATGCACAAGAAATGGAAAATAACACAAATGAGCTACTTTTGATAGAAACAGCTCTACGGAGAGCAGTTGAACATGATGAACTTGTTTTGTATTATCAGCCGCAAATTGAACTAGCTTCAGGTGAGATTGTAAGCTATGAGGCCTTACTAAGATGGAAACACCCTGAACTTGGGATCATGTCACCTGCAAAGTTTATTCCAATTGCTGAAGAATCAGGACTAATTATTCCAATAGGTGAATGGGTAATAGAGGAAGTTTGTAAGCAACTTTGGAAATGGAATGAAGCTGGTGTTTCGGAAACAATTGTGGCCATAAATCTATCGGCAAAACAATTCCAGCAGCCACACCTAGTGGATATGATCGAATCCTTATTTAACACTTATTCAATTACCCCCGCACATATTGAGTTTGAAATTACTGAGGGTGCATTACAAAATGCTGAGGAAGCATTAGTGATGATACAGAGACTTAAAAATTTAGGAGTCATGATTTCTGTTGATGATTTTGGTACAGGCTTTTCTTCACTCATGTATTTAAAGCAGTTCCCAATTGATTCCTTGAAAATAGATCAATCATTTATTAAAGATGTACTGAATGACAAAAAGGATGAAGCAATTGTAACGACGATTTTGCATCTTGCATATCATTTAGATCTCTCTGTTGTTGCAGAAGGTATTGAAACACAAGAACAGCTTGAGTTTCTTTCAAGGATGAAATGTCAAAAAGGGCAAGGTTATTTATTTAGCAAACCGGTCCATCCTGAAGTTTTAAATAGGGAAAATCAAAAAAGCTGACTGTGTGTCAGCTTTCTTGAACTTAATGTGGCAGACGTGAGTTTTGGATTCATATGTTCAGCTAGTTTTATTCTATCCTTAATGATGTTCGACTTTATTCAATTCAAATTTGCACTTGAATTGAATAAGATGAGTTTTTTTCTATGACTGATAAATCACTCAGAATAAAGCGTGAATTGTGATATTTCAGGAACGGAAAAAAATCTAAACGGGAGTCTTGTCGTTCCTAAGCCACGATTCACATATAGCTTCATTTCATCCACATCATACATACCCTCTGGATAAACGGAAGCATACGGAGGTGTAATAAGAGGTCCATAAAATGGAACCTGTATTTGTCCACCATGACTATGTCCAGATAACTGGAAATCCACATTGAATCTCTTAGCTTCTAATGCTGCATCTGGTTCATGCGCTAATAAGATGTTGAAGAGATCTTTGTTTAAATTGCCAAGTGTACCTTCATAACTGGGTTTCCCCAACATTAAATCATCAATACCTGCAACTCCGATTTTACTACCATCAATCATCGAAACATTTGTTACTTCGTTTTGTAAAAGGGTAAAGCCTGACATGTTAATGACATTTTTGTAAATCTCAGTTCCATAACCACCATGATCATGATTTCCATAAACTGCGTATTTTCCAAAGGGAGCATTTAATTTTCCTAGGATAGGGACTATTTTATTAATTT encodes:
- a CDS encoding MFS transporter, producing the protein MKIFRNRNFVRLFYAALFSQMGTTIGNMAFAFYLLDHFSHQPSYATMAELMYSLPTILVFFIVGVVADRFDRKKVAENCDWIRAALTIVLFCALFLNSVPLVFLILFLRSAVTKFFFPAENSLVQGILNKEQYAQAAGLNQMLFSIFMVFGVGIGAAIYKTIGIHGAVAVDFVSFVISGLLIRSCKIPTSARLPNGKLEWKDISLKSSMGDFKAGIAYIIKNRLLAVLVFGFFIFGIVNGAFAILPMFTMKYELTPDNYEWYASFFAISLGLGLLTGSGIGTLVASKFKPYQLMVFPIFVTSLLIFFLGFTDNVTIFLIIVFVIGTCLGPINIAIGGWMPKIVHPKLMGRVSGWIDPLMMLAQSITLGLIALLFPKIIETIDYLYYGMAIIILFVSLFYAFTLPRLSNAFEAKEKRVQRNQRTKPGPNINSI
- a CDS encoding L,D-transpeptidase family protein, with the protein product MIHIVKAGESLAIIAANYRISLNQLIAVNKISNPNIIYIGQQINIPSLPNPDSIPYSIHISVSSKRLILKREGQVVREYPIAVGKIVTATPVGDFVIVNREPNPGGPFGVMWLSLSKIHYGIHGTNNPASIGKAVSLGCIRMYNNDVLELASMVPNGTRVFIRP
- the ppx gene encoding exopolyphosphatase yields the protein MNQEKYAIVDIGSNTMRLVIYLRDKSGRLKEIQNVKAVARLRNYLTEAGFLEDKGIDILINTLHSFQEVTRHHQLEEVKCVATATIRQAKNQNEVLARVKNETDFSMQILSEFEEAYFGYLAVVNSTPFESGITIDIGGGSTELTYFEDRKLISYHSFPFGALSLKKQFVKDETPTVEELNSLRVFIINQFKTLDWIMNKNLPIIGIGGSARNMVQVHQEYTDYPLAGVHQYMMSKQDVNEINHFLQSITFSEMQRVEGLSKDRADIIIPAMEVFKCLMDCVDTDKFALSRKGLRDGVFYEELTKEFGLSIFPNVIEESFYELATDYNININHVFNVTESAMKIAQLLNKAGYSSINKEDAKLIKRGVFVYNLGSYIDSESSSQHTFYLLANRTIDGLLHKERLIIALIASFTSKAAFKRNVTPYSQWFTKEELTKYRLLGAIIKFAYSLHATKRNIIDHIGLEAKGEGLLLEVTCNKDWKPEHYQVEKQKKHLEKQIKKSITVQFSIN
- a CDS encoding RNA degradosome polyphosphate kinase encodes the protein MKTINKNAVELNSPMYYNNRELSWLAFNERVLEEALDERNPLLERLKFLSIFSSNLDEFFMVRVAGLKDQVKAGFNKPENKAGMTPKQQLNEIALKTHNLVELQYETYNKVLLPKLNEENIEFLKMENLTKEQRENIEDYFDEHIFPVLTPMAVDAYRPFPMLLNKSLNLAIVIEDYDEFVENRLKTAIVQVPAVLDRFVRLETSNNKVQFIQLEDIISYFIYKLFKGYKVVSVSVFRITRNADMTIHEEGARDLLKEIEKELKKRKWGSAVRLEIQRNGFDQNILRYLIEELEVHEKDVYEIDGPLDLTILFGFYKEMARIREHLIYETLIPQPPRDIASDEDIFEKVSEQDVFLHHPYESFEPVVDFVTEAADDPDVLAIKQTLYRVSGDSPVIDALKRAAEKGKQVTVLVELKARFDEENNVQWAKELEKAGCHVIYGMTYLKTHSKITLVVRRKNNRIERFVHLGTGNYNDQTAKIYTDMGLITSKRKFGIDATNFFNYLSGYTEKPDFHHLSVAPFDIRKDFIRFIDEEINFHKRFANGRIVAKMNSLTDKVIIMKLYEASNAGVKIELIIRGTCCLRPGIKGVSENIKVRSIVGRFLEHSRIYFFHHNGEEKTFLSSADMMTRNMEKRVEILFPIFDGDIKMRINSILASALADNVKAREQDENGNYHYVESNNEPVIDSQLLLFGKAYQVMDDEE
- a CDS encoding fluoride efflux transporter FluC translates to MMKKLINSFYVAIGGACGSLLRYIISFVHQFGPFSTLFVNILGSFLLGFITAFLIERKEKEWLKLLLGTGFCGGFTTMSTFCLELTILPVEQAAIYMFCSIILSLLFAMLGMKIATGILTRMGFE
- the crcB gene encoding fluoride efflux transporter CrcB, yielding MVSVLLGGAVGAVVRYLAGELLQTVTKKVKLPLSIIIINIIGSLLLGFCVTTVNNDQILLFFATGFCGGFTTFSTFSVEAVQLIQKKQYLLFLLYILLTISGGILGISIGKLLATLSHS
- a CDS encoding sensor domain-containing protein, producing the protein MDNFLNLIKKDFHNDKKFTEIESFIFEIILKHIKDLIFIMKVENDDSFTYLFVNDIGIQHAKFGSKYSGKTFYDLQPKEIADHLHEKYSIVREQKQPYSFQDKLEVVKDTFTYGETILTPILNEKEEVVYIIGVTRDITERMNEKALLVESQQMYKSLVDHNMDAVFSLDLEGQIRSVNPSAISMMNVENSLIGLSIFDLFQHEFQSVLNKSFDQTVKGIASEGEASLLLAKKNMNVHYKTVPIITNEEVSGIFLLLRDITEKAKQATVIEHMAYHDPLTGLLNRSALKIDLKELLALSKQNKQPLVLMFMDLDRFKMLNDTLGHNSGDKLLIEVSKRLEQINHQNFNVYRYGGDEFIVVLQNTSRNGAECVAEQMIRMFKEPFYINEILYFISLSIGISIFPDDSETEDVLITMADKALYYVKQRSRADYQFYAQEMENNTNELLLIETALRRAVEHDELVLYYQPQIELASGEIVSYEALLRWKHPELGIMSPAKFIPIAEESGLIIPIGEWVIEEVCKQLWKWNEAGVSETIVAINLSAKQFQQPHLVDMIESLFNTYSITPAHIEFEITEGALQNAEEALVMIQRLKNLGVMISVDDFGTGFSSLMYLKQFPIDSLKIDQSFIKDVLNDKKDEAIVTTILHLAYHLDLSVVAEGIETQEQLEFLSRMKCQKGQGYLFSKPVHPEVLNRENQKS
- a CDS encoding metallophosphoesterase — translated: MTKQYSRRSFLKGLLSFSFAGIFTAAGGYTYARYIEPSLLDITKFSIIHKKIPNAFNGFKIVQFSDTHLSSFFTLDRLETIVKNINNLSPDLLFFTGDLMDEPNQYTEINKIVPILGKLNAPFGKYAVYGNHDHGGYGTEIYKNVINMSGFTLLQNEVTNVSMIDGSKIGVAGIDDLMLGKPSYEGTLGNLNKDLFNILLAHEPDAALEAKRFNVDFQLSGHSHGGQIQVPFYGPLITPPYASVYPEGMYDVDEMKLYVNRGLGTTRLPFRFFSVPEISQFTLYSE